DNA from Fundulus heteroclitus isolate FHET01 chromosome 17, MU-UCD_Fhet_4.1, whole genome shotgun sequence:
AATATCATAGGCTTGGTAATTGTACCCTGCATACTCGTAGTCAATGAACTTTACACTGCCTGGAGACAGAAGAGGCATTGTTTAGACAGGGATAGAAGGAAATTGGATGCAATGATTATGCTGTTTCCCTTTAATAACTCAGAAGGTAAAAGGCTCTAGATTTTTAATCACATTCAAGGACGAGCTGTCTGGGCGGCCAATTGCAGGGGCGACAAGTAAGAGTTTGCATTTTGAGGCGTGGacagaaaacagaggaaaaacccagacaggaatATGGGCGGATTATTCTGCAATAaatttcccctaaaaaaaaaaaaaaaaaaaaaaaaaaaaggtttccaggCAGAAACATGTCTAGCAATGTGTGTACTCCCACTAAAAAGGCCCCTTTCAGTAAGTTTAAAGAGAATAGGCTTTAAATTTAAACTGTATTCATGTAAAACGGGAAAGAGAAGCAAAAAAGACGAGAGAAAATCTTCCATATTTCCACTCAGGCTTTAAGTTATCACCTgggttaaaatgtttattttactatactttttattatactttttATGTAGGCCtactataaaaatgttttttatagtAAGACTTACTAAGGGGTATTTTCTTTCTCCggtcttaaaaagaaaacatgcagacacacacagagcagaCAGCTGGATACACCAGACGTGAAAATGTGTGCGGTGCAACAGTCTGGTGGGAAGAGGGCAGGGTGACTTTCCGGTGAGTACTTGTTTTGGATACATGCACAGGGTAAAGAGACATGGCCAGACAAAACTTTTCAGAAAGGTGTGGGGTGTAGAAACAGGACTAGAAGGTGAAAAGtgtaaaaagaaatgcaaacacaGAGGGACACGAAGAGCAGTCTGCAGCAAGACAGCAACACATCAGCAGTTGGGATCTTAAATGCTGTGCCTCTCTTTAAGAAAACCTGCATATGACTTTCGGTCATTTTGGACATCAGACCGTTGATTGTGTGTAAACATGGAGCTGTGTCGGTGAATTAATATACCAGATTTTGCTGATGCGTTTGTGGGAAACTTTTTGCCATCGATTTAGTAAGAAGGTTACAGAGCCTGactgcagacacacacaacTTTAAGTTGTCATTAacttcagaaacaaaataaataaaaaaaagtttgcttaGCTACCTTTTTGACAacataaaagacattttagcttctgaaatataattttttgcCAGCAGTGATTCGGAggatttcagctgtttttcaaACAGCGTTAGTGCATGAATCTGGACGGTTTCTGTTCAAACCGAACGTTTAATACCACAAACTCCTGACCAGCATGTAAGCAGACTTAACCAGCCTGCAGCGTCAACCGTCTCGTGCGTCATTTCACACGTGACgggactgggggggggggggggggggggtgttctgAAGCTGGccattttctttaaagcaaaacaaggcATCTAATGACTGAGGCACACTAAAATCTAGAAGAGAAACCGCATGCTCTAAAGCTCAAAAGTTCCTGATTAAGCACTTACGCTTGCATATTTTCTTGCAAGTATGCTCTTAGAATGACCAAAATATCGGCAGAGACTTTATGTGAGGAAGTGCCTTTCATGCCCTGTAcgcctgtctttttttttttttaatccaacaaacagaaaactatgaGCCAATAGGGGTGGTGCATGTAATGCACTCGACTGTTTTTACAGGGAGTCTCCAGGTGTGGTTTGAGTCACATGTGAAACTCGGCCAACAATCGTATCGGTGTTAAAATCAACCACGGTTTGATCAAATGATGCCCATCGTCACCAAATGCCAATTTGTATTTGAAATGCATTTCCCTGCTGGACCGTCGAAGCCCTCTGCTTCCTTGttctaagttttgtttttaaccgtGCAAAAGGAACTGCGTGTTGCTGCCTTGGTGCTTTCTTTAAACCACTGGGACTGCAAAACGTCGGCAGTAAGGAATGAACAAAGGAGGAAGTAGTCAGTCATGAGGCGGTTTATCTCAAAATCCAAACCCTTACTTTGACAGGCCCACTGATGCAGAAAACGAAACCCCTGAAATTAgatttctgagaaaaaaaaaaaaacctaatctAATTACTTTACTTTTAATGTTCCTTAAACCAGatatacaggaaaaaaaatattgttttctggCTGGACTAGAGAGAAAGACACTTTGAGGTGGGTTACCAGCCGGCGTGTGGGTCCTAGCGGGACACAACTGAACACCTCCGGGCAGTGGCTATAGCCCCCCTGTGCAGCAGATGAAAAGGTTTGGGCAAACATCTTTCACACATGCTCACACTCTCACATTTGTCTTTTAACCATTCTCTCACAGTTTCCAAACATCAGGGTCTGCTGCCAAAGATCCCAATCCCCTTTCCTTTACAGTGAGTCTCCTCCCCCTAAGGTTCCAGTCACCAACCACTCCCCCCCAGTGCTCCGCTCCTATTGGTCCACAAAAAAACCCGATAGCACAGGACCTCTGCTGCTTCTGCACGTGACAGAGCCTTTTGAGAGGCCTTCGTACTGGTGTCGAGTTACACATTTGTTTGCCACATTGGATAAAATTTTTTGCATAAGATGAAAAgtgcaaaagaataaaaaaaaaaattgaaacatTATACCAGCCTGTGACTGGGCTTTTGAGAATAAAGAGCAAGCAGTATTTTTggactaaaacaaaaacaactttatacTTTTGGTTTTATTGATACAGGAAGTGGTGCATTCTTCTGTATCAGTTTTGTCCAACAAGCGCTTTCAAATCAGCAGCAAAATGAACAGGAAGCGGCTTGACAGCAATCACGCTTTCGTTTATGTGCCTACCCAACAAAAAGCttcagagagttttttttttttttactaaaacaggcaaaaatgtGCCCcgtgtttgtattcagcccgCCTAAGTTGATACTTTGAAGAACCCACTGTCAATGAAATTCCAGCTACTGGTCTTTTACTACAtgccttagattttttttttttaccatgttcCAAgacttgccacagattctggactttgactgggccattctaacatgaaGGTGCTTTGATCTAAGCTATTCCATTTGCCGTTATGGCTGTAAGTTAAAGGTAAAGATGGCGGTTTTTCCAGGAGTTTTCCCAAGTCACTTCTCAGGGGGATTGcctgaccaaaaaaaattaaatctcccTAAtctactctggtcttatttctttctaccgaGGTTTTCTTCCTATTCTCATAAACTTGgacgcggtttgcttcttgcgactttGAACCATTTAGCAGGGATTGGTTAGTTTTTtaaggcctgcagctcccacagtaATCCCATTTtttaatacataatgtattgactactttcaggatggaagaaccatttcacccagttgaacaaaacatgtttctgaacagggctaccaactatagctttaaggttCGCCGTTCTGGTCAAAAGGTGAATTTCTGCTCAGTTTGTTCTTTTGCGGAGTGGctaagatggtcttgcgcaagctcatttattcaaaaagggacttgggcgtTTCTTACCTCCATTTCTAGAAAGGTtatccactctacctttaattacagtttgttttctgcaaCGCAGCGTGTTTTATATTTAAGAACAAAATTTCCGCTTGGGAAATTCACTCATCCGAATtaagcatttcttttttctgtgtttcttaTATGGCATGCGCCAAAATGCAGTGGAAGCTTCTTACAGCTTTCAACAATGTCTTTCTTCTCGGtaggaagaaaaaagaacaacaacaaaaaataagtcatttggAACAGACAGTCCCCGCGGCTCATTCAGTTACCGCGCATCTCAacggctgcttctctgatgttCTGTCTTTCCGTCCAAACAGCCATCTGTCAGTAGGTTGTGCAATTAAAGGTTTGTACATACCTGTGCCAACTGCATACCTATAAGAATCACTATAGGCTTACTGTAAAAGGTGTGTTCATTCCTTTAACGTCAGATGATTTAGTGATGAGTTCACAAAGAAATGATCTAAGGttgagatattgttttaaaatcgAACGCCACTTAAAACTGATCCACAACCCAACCCAGTCTGTGACCTTCCTGGTGCATTTCtttgttctgtgttttgttttaattagggGTGTATCAATAATCATattttcagcaaaaacaaacaagatggccgctGCTATGGAGCATTTGTTTTGCTAGTGCGCtttcttctgtttaaaaaaaaaaaaaaaaaaaaatcactcatcGCAGTCTCCGCTCAACCGCGGCTCGTCATGTTGGATTATATTGTGAAATGTTGACAGCGAAAGTCTGATTACGCCTTTTTTGCGTCACGTCTGCAGTTTCTCTGGTTTATTTTGCGCCTGTTAACCTGACCCAGAAAAAGCCCTCTGTGGGAGCAGTTCCAGACTAATTTCAGCCGTAACGAAGAGAGGCTGGCCAAGCTAGGAATTTACAGCGCTTGTAGAGGGAAACCATCCTTACAGAACCTGTTGGTACTGTTATATGTTCTGCAGGTGAGCATATAGACTCTCCAACAATATACAACTCCTTTTAAACCTGTTTTCCAGAAGCACGTTTCAGTCTTCAAAGTTACTGTTGATATTCTACATTAGTCATGTCAAGTAAAGCCATGAGAAAGACCAGAACCAACAATTTTGACAATCCATACACTGTCAAACTTTACAGAACTTCTTAACCACCTCAACGGATATTTTAACAACATTCTCAGATTGAGATTTTTCCCATATTTAATGAAATGGTGAGAATTCAGAGCAGGGGGTATTTTCCAGAACATACTGTGACCTAATGTTGAGGCTTGTCATAGCATGGCAGTGAGCtgtaaaaagcagaaaaggCTAAATGTTGGTTTTGATCTTGTCAAAAGGCAtaatgtcaggaaaaaaaaaaaaaactgaatgatcGCACCTTTATATTTTGTCATCTATTTAGTCATCCCTGTGAATAAAACACTAATGCAACATCTTTTCCTGAATAAGAAAGTGGACAGCTGACTGCCGAGACGCATGTACGTGGCTCCTACTGCTGCCATGAACTCATCCCGATTAGCCTGAGCAGTGGGCACACTATGTGAGGGCCCCTCACTGTTGGTTAGTCTCTCTCCGCTCCCTTCCCAAAGGACAGGGCGGCGACGGGGCAGCCAAAGCCTCCGCTGTCACTCCTAGGGGAGAAAAGCTAGACACAAGGAGCTGTGAGAATTTCCTCACCCCTCGCCGCACACGGACGAGGGGGCCGACAGCTCTTACAACCAACCTACGACATCCCTCCCCGCCAACCAAACTGTACTGTTCTTTCACCCACACTAGATTTTCTTTATTGGCATTTAGAGAAACACTCCGCAACAAAGACAAGTGGAACAGTTTCAGATACTGCATGATTACAGCTGCCTTGCTTAAAAGTAAGCCAATGTTTACTGGAAATTCCTATTAGAACATTACAGCCCCTGGAGAATAAGCTCACAACAGCTTATGAAGCAAAATCATCTAATGTCATTGTTCTATATTCAGTAATAGCAGCACAGAATTAGAACTTTCAGACATAAAAAAGTGACTTCTTCAAATTCAAACTAATTTGTGAATTACAAATTACATAATGCTGCAATTATTAAGCTAGGCTGAATTTTACCTTACCTTTGTTTGAATGAGAAGCTTGAGCAAAACAAGCGACTGGAATAATATCTTATCTGATTTTTCTAATTCTGCACTTGCAGCCGAATACAAACACAGACAAGCAGGAGATTACATCTGAGGGCATCCACTGAACGCGCCTTTGCCCAATGCAGAGATCACACCACTAAACAGTCACACGGTAATGTCTGAGACTGTGCCGCCGCAGCTCATACTCACCTTCCCTCTGGTTATAGATGATGTTTTTGCAAAGGAGATCATTGTGGCATAGGACTACAGGAGAGCCCAGCACAGACAAGCTCTGCTGGAGCCACACCAGCTCTTTCCGGAGGGACTGTGGGCTGGGAACCTCCGGGCTTAACCTGGAAATAGTAACAAGCAACCAAAGGTGAGGGAATATTCTGAGCAATGTTGCTGTATTGAGATGCTACACCAACAGCTAACAAACCTGTTTGCAGTCCTTGTTGCCCAAGAGTGGTGTGGTTTTAACCATCAAAGCAATCGAGACTGAATAATAAGTTCCATCAATGATCactcatattttttaaataccaaGAGCTTTCAAAGTTacttttttagttgttttttttttaacacaagcCTCAAGAATGACGCATTGAAAGAGCTCTTGGAAAATTCAGAATCCAGAGTCAAACACTCACCTGTCATGCTCTTTGAAGCACTTGGAAATGAGCGCAAAGTACTTGCCCATCTTCAGCCACAGGTCGGAGCGCGGCACCCAACCATTGTGGGCATGGATGGCATGGTACTTGGCCAGCTGCCTCGCAATCAGCCTGCAGGGCAGACAAGTAAATGCAGAAGGATTTAGTTTTAGGAGTATCAACCACCAACATGTAAAGATGCATTTGTAAACCAAGAACACATGACGCgtaatttaaaaactgcttaTTTGTATAGacagattttaatttgaaacattACTTTAAATGTGTTGAGGTTAGACCACAGAAAATTGATTTACATTTAATGTAgcaaacaaaatgcaaataaaataagaaaagtaaATCGGTTTaggctagggctggacgataaataacaatatatatcgatcgatagatgtggcgcgataggaaaaaaaaaaaagggttgataaaagttcgatagagagttttccttccttccttcctttcagcctatcatattagttgatgctacagtcactacttcctctcgaccaatcgtaatcgcggacccaggcacgccgtcacaaagcgctgccctctcaaaccacaacacagagcacttgcatatgtcgcagcaaggagcagcggaggaaacggtcccaaaacggggttttactagttcgtcagtctgacagaaataaatcagtgatttgtaaaacttgcaaggaaccggtaaaaactaagtctggtaacgcaaccaacttgtttcattacgtaagccgctcagccgctcacacccACAGCTATgcgagctgtgtcagccctgcgtcatcttcttaggaatcttcttgaagttcttccaaaacaaagcaagtttagcagctaaactgggctcccttctttgtgataaaatgacaaagcgtccaagcggcataaggacataacgcatgcagtaacgtgcttcatagtgatggatatgctgctgttgtctgcagttgaaaaacctgacttcaaacaactactcaccactcttgatccgcgatataaagttccgggatccaagtttttctctaacagcgctccctaaattgtgcaactagtgcagagaatcagtgcaaaatgagctgcagtctgtgtccttacacgccacaacctGGGACCTCcgccctgcgtcagcctctcaattatgaaacctgagaagtaactagtgtagctactattcccacctaaataagccattttatttatttatttggtatatttattttggtcattttactggtcactttagtttattctttgtcagtatttaataacataactcaggtctctaaagttatttatctttaaaaaaaattctgttatggttaaataaaaagattgAATTGGCATTCTGTGCttatgttctttattaaaattaaatcatttagcaatatcataaaatgtccaggcagagctgcacataaaatatggttttaaatattttcaataattatcgatatcgatcaatatgctttttttttttttaaatcaataagctttttttctatatcatccagccctagttcAGGCTTAGTTTTGCATCTAAAGTCCCTGATGGAGATTTATTTAACAGCCAACGCGTACGAGGGTCCCCATGGGGCCTTAGGATGGTGCAAGTAGGCCAAACAATTGGAATTGCATCATTGTATGTTGTTACATcatcttcccattcacaaaaaaaaaaaaacccaaaaaatacGAGACCATAACATGAGCAACATGGATCCCCGTGGCCATCCACTGGTCTAAGGAAATCTCCATGACTATCTTGGTTGAACAATTATTTACACAAAGACAACATTTTATTGGCACTTAGTAGAAagtacacaaataaaaaattccCCCGATGACATGACCCGACGACGGGGATGTTCTCTTGCCTTACCTATAAACAGGCTGGCTGCGAATGTGCTCAGGTTCCAAGGCGGTCCCTTGCAGAAATTCATAGCAGAGGCCATTGTTGAAGGTGCAGTAAAGGCGCGGGGCGCAGCGATTTGCATGCAGCACtctaaaacttttaacctcgtTTTCCCGGTCGACCAACAGCTCCGTTTTGTTGCCATAAATGCGGACCAGAACCACGTCTTGCATGACGGCGCCCACGTAGCAGCCAAGCAGCTTGTTGGTTATGCCATCCgtgaaaaactgcagaaaagaagacagagcacgTGAATCAGGGGGGGCTGCGTGTTTCTGTTACTCAAAAACCTGACCTATGGTTAAATGTTGGGCCACGGATGCGTCTGACGCTTGCGTTCTTTTAATCTTTCATTGCGCTGGATTAAAGGTCGAGGGCTGTGATTCTTTAGAAGTCATTTTGTCAGGGTTTGCAAGCAT
Protein-coding regions in this window:
- the etnk1 gene encoding ethanolamine kinase 1; this translates as MADYIHVPDEAPAVPKIDVTVDENDYRPGALRLMKELRPSWKPSEVKVKFFTDGITNKLLGCYVGAVMQDVVLVRIYGNKTELLVDRENEVKSFRVLHANRCAPRLYCTFNNGLCYEFLQGTALEPEHIRSQPVYRLIARQLAKYHAIHAHNGWVPRSDLWLKMGKYFALISKCFKEHDRLSPEVPSPQSLRKELVWLQQSLSVLGSPVVLCHNDLLCKNIIYNQREGSVKFIDYEYAGYNYQAYDIGNHFNEFAGLNEVDYSHYPGRAFQLQWLRSYLEAYKEHKGQDGEVADREVELLYVQVNKFALASHFFWGLWALIQAKFSTIDFDFLGYAMLRFKQYFKMKPEAAALTLPE